A DNA window from Andrena cerasifolii isolate SP2316 chromosome 16, iyAndCera1_principal, whole genome shotgun sequence contains the following coding sequences:
- the LOC143377510 gene encoding uncharacterized protein LOC143377510 isoform X4, with protein MFTNIQYKSVYQERRVIDEYITSIDKAKSPNPFRTTSKSVGSDCSYLFQRRSMPTRPTLTTISPRGIKSTTNFKPSKNERAIDKNKKNTIIKEAVLKLNDTGTNCLSDNLASTLFKETCKFSISGKSSKIFGHGSVAKDFKALNISQDSRQVKDDTSIQDNFQASSFQRARSNTMPSLKRGPGPGGGSSGQSETTASSSGQPSSSNTCSVQARISPPSCDVTIDELASYFEEFVHIPKKMSHMAEMMYI; from the exons ATGTTTACAAATATCCAATACAAGAGTGTGTATCAAGAACGACGAGTCATCGACGAATA TATAACGTCTATTGACAAAGCGAAATCACCAAATCCGTTCAGAACGACGAGTAAAAGCGTCGGCTCCGACTGCAGTTACTTGTTTCAAAGGAGATCGATGCCTACCAGGCCGACGTTAACCACAATCAGCCCGAGGGGCATAAAAAGCACAACGAATTTTAAACCATCTAAGAATGAAAGAGCAATCGACAAGAACAAGAAGAACACGATAATCAAAGAGgctgttttaaaattaaatgatacAGGCACTAATTGTCTTAGTGATAATCTAGCGAGTACGTTGTTTAAAGAGACGTGTAAATTTAGTATTTCTGGTAAGAGCTCCAAGATCTTTGGCCACGGTTCGGTAGCGAAGGACTTTAAAGCGCTGAACATTAGTCAGGATTCTAGACAAGTGAAAGACGATACCAGCATCCAAGATAACTTTCAAGCTAGTAGTTTCCAACGGGCGCGCAGCAATACAATGCCAAGCTTGAAAAGGGGGCCTGGCCCGGGCGGAGGCAGCAGCGGTCAGTCAGAGACCACTGCCTCGTCGTCTGGTCAGCCGTCGAGTTCGAACACATGCTCTGTACAGGCACGAATATCGCCACCGTCGTGCGACGTGACGATCGACGAGCTTGCCAGCTACTTCGAGGAGTTTGTCCATATTCCAAAGAAGATGTCCCATATGGCagaaatgatgtatatttaa
- the LOC143377510 gene encoding uncharacterized protein LOC143377510 isoform X1, whose translation MFPQTLSTEPCKITSMADEVLPVSLEKLEIDRLSSSCPHITSIDKAKSPNPFRTTSKSVGSDCSYLFQRRSMPTRPTLTTISPRGIKSTTNFKPSKNERAIDKNKKNTIIKEAVLKLNDTGTNCLSDNLASTLFKETCKFSISGKSSKIFGHGSVAKDFKALNISQDSRQVKDDTSIQDNFQASSFQRARSNTMPSLKRGPGPGGGSSGQSETTASSSGQPSSSNTCSVQARISPPSCDVTIDELASYFEEFVHIPKKMSHMAEMMYI comes from the exons ATGTTCCCGCAAACTCTGAGCACAGAGCCGTGCAAGATCACGAGCATGGCCGACGAGGTGCTGCCGGTCAGCTTGGAGAAGCTCGAAATTGATCGGCTATCGTCGAGCTGCCCCCA TATAACGTCTATTGACAAAGCGAAATCACCAAATCCGTTCAGAACGACGAGTAAAAGCGTCGGCTCCGACTGCAGTTACTTGTTTCAAAGGAGATCGATGCCTACCAGGCCGACGTTAACCACAATCAGCCCGAGGGGCATAAAAAGCACAACGAATTTTAAACCATCTAAGAATGAAAGAGCAATCGACAAGAACAAGAAGAACACGATAATCAAAGAGgctgttttaaaattaaatgatacAGGCACTAATTGTCTTAGTGATAATCTAGCGAGTACGTTGTTTAAAGAGACGTGTAAATTTAGTATTTCTGGTAAGAGCTCCAAGATCTTTGGCCACGGTTCGGTAGCGAAGGACTTTAAAGCGCTGAACATTAGTCAGGATTCTAGACAAGTGAAAGACGATACCAGCATCCAAGATAACTTTCAAGCTAGTAGTTTCCAACGGGCGCGCAGCAATACAATGCCAAGCTTGAAAAGGGGGCCTGGCCCGGGCGGAGGCAGCAGCGGTCAGTCAGAGACCACTGCCTCGTCGTCTGGTCAGCCGTCGAGTTCGAACACATGCTCTGTACAGGCACGAATATCGCCACCGTCGTGCGACGTGACGATCGACGAGCTTGCCAGCTACTTCGAGGAGTTTGTCCATATTCCAAAGAAGATGTCCCATATGGCagaaatgatgtatatttaa
- the LOC143377510 gene encoding uncharacterized protein LOC143377510 isoform X3 encodes MSRSSNDFHANVVSLALLHEQCITSIDKAKSPNPFRTTSKSVGSDCSYLFQRRSMPTRPTLTTISPRGIKSTTNFKPSKNERAIDKNKKNTIIKEAVLKLNDTGTNCLSDNLASTLFKETCKFSISGKSSKIFGHGSVAKDFKALNISQDSRQVKDDTSIQDNFQASSFQRARSNTMPSLKRGPGPGGGSSGQSETTASSSGQPSSSNTCSVQARISPPSCDVTIDELASYFEEFVHIPKKMSHMAEMMYI; translated from the exons ATGTCGCGTAGTTCAAACGATTTCCACGCGAACGTCGTTAGCCTCGCGTTGTTGCACGAGCAATG TATAACGTCTATTGACAAAGCGAAATCACCAAATCCGTTCAGAACGACGAGTAAAAGCGTCGGCTCCGACTGCAGTTACTTGTTTCAAAGGAGATCGATGCCTACCAGGCCGACGTTAACCACAATCAGCCCGAGGGGCATAAAAAGCACAACGAATTTTAAACCATCTAAGAATGAAAGAGCAATCGACAAGAACAAGAAGAACACGATAATCAAAGAGgctgttttaaaattaaatgatacAGGCACTAATTGTCTTAGTGATAATCTAGCGAGTACGTTGTTTAAAGAGACGTGTAAATTTAGTATTTCTGGTAAGAGCTCCAAGATCTTTGGCCACGGTTCGGTAGCGAAGGACTTTAAAGCGCTGAACATTAGTCAGGATTCTAGACAAGTGAAAGACGATACCAGCATCCAAGATAACTTTCAAGCTAGTAGTTTCCAACGGGCGCGCAGCAATACAATGCCAAGCTTGAAAAGGGGGCCTGGCCCGGGCGGAGGCAGCAGCGGTCAGTCAGAGACCACTGCCTCGTCGTCTGGTCAGCCGTCGAGTTCGAACACATGCTCTGTACAGGCACGAATATCGCCACCGTCGTGCGACGTGACGATCGACGAGCTTGCCAGCTACTTCGAGGAGTTTGTCCATATTCCAAAGAAGATGTCCCATATGGCagaaatgatgtatatttaa
- the Src64b gene encoding tyrosine-protein kinase Src64B isoform X2, protein MGKCCSKRQEPQPLGYKKADTGLSSKHSNGGSLDRYTADPNQRGVQARADIIRPRPTPSHSQRSNKIVVALYNYTARESTDVSFVKGDRMEVLDDSEPDWWKVLHLTTLQEGLIPWNFVAVERSVESEDWFFENVSRKEAGKLLLVDENPRGTFLVRPSEHNPRGYSLSVKDWEEGRGHHVKHYKIKPLDNGGFFIATNQTFPTLPALVMAYSKNALGLCHVLSKPCPKPQPDMWDLGPELRDKWEINRTEIQLIRKLGHGNFGEVYYGKWRNKIEVAVKTLRPGTMSTEAFLQEAAIMKQFRHRHLVALYAICSKEEPIYIVQEYMCNGSLLDFLRTGDGKYMQFEDLIYIAAQVASGMEHLERKQLIHRDLAARNVLIGEKNKAKICDFGLARAIEDDEYCPKQGSRFPVRWTAPEAIVYGRFSIKSDVWSYGILLMELFTYGQVPYPGMQGREVIEQINKGYRMPKPLNHPLPDSIYRLMLQCWDASPEKRPTFEFLNHYFESFNVTSEIPYLEPPTD, encoded by the exons GTTACAAGAAAGCGGACACAGGGCTAAGCTCCAAGCACAGCAATGGGGGCTCCTTGGACCGGTACACCGCTGACCCGAATCAAAGGGGAGTACAGGCAAGGGCGGACATCATTCGACCCAGGCCGACACCTT CGCACTCGCAAAGGTCGAACAAGATCGTGGTGGCCCTGTACAATTACACCGCCCGCGAGAGCACCGACGTCAGCTTCGTGAAGGGTGACCGAATGGAAGTATTGGACGACTCCGAGCCGGACTGGTGGAAAGTTTTGCACCTGACAACTTTGCAGGAGGGTCTGATTCCTTGGAACTTCGTCGCCGTGGAGCGCTCGGTCGAGAGCGAAGA CTGGTTCTTCGAGAACGTGTCGCGCAAGGAGGCGGGCAAGCTTCTCCTGGTGGACGAGAACCCCCGCGGGACGTTCCTGGTGAGACCCAGCGAGCACAACCCCAGAGGCTACAGCCTGTCCGTGAAGGACTGGGAGGAAGGAAGGGGCCATCACGTAAAACACTATAAAATCAAGCCGCTCGACAATGGAGGCTTCTTCATCGCCACCAACCAGACATTCCCCACTCTGCCCGCCCTTGTTATGGCGTACAGCA AGAACGCGCTGGGTCTCTGTCACGTGCTGTCGAAACCGTGCCCGAAACCGCAGCCGGACATGTGGGACCTGGGGCCGGAGCTGCGCGACAAGTGGGAGATTAATAGGACCGAGATACAGCTGATACGGAAACTGGGCCACGGGAATTTCGGCGAAGTCTACTACGGCAAGTGGAGGAACAAAATCGAGGTGGCCGTGAAGACGCTCCGGCCGGGCACCATGTCCACCGAGGCGTTCCTCCAGGAGGCCGCGATTATGAAGCAGTTCCGGCACAGGCACCTGGTCGCGCTCTACGCGATCTGCTCCAAGGAGGAGCCGATCTACATCGTGCAGGAGTACATGTGCAACGGCAGCCTGCTGGACTTCCTGAGGACGGGCGACGGCAAGTACATGCAGTTCGAGGATCTGATTTATATCGCGGCGCAGGTAGCCTCCGGCATGGAGCACCTCGAGAGGAAGCAGCTGATACACAGAGACCTGGCGGCGAGGAACGTTCTTATAGGCGAGAAGAACAAGGCGAAGATCTGCGACTTTGGCTTGGCCAGGGCGatcgaggacgacgagtacTGTCCGAAACAGGGGAGCAGATTCCCAGTCAGGTGGACAGCGCCGGAGGCCATCGTCTACGGTAGATTCAGCATCAAGAGCGACGTCTGGTCCTATGGTATATTGCTAATGGAGCTCTTCACTTATGGCCAAGTTCCTTATCCTG GTATGCAGGGTCGCGAAGTTATAGAGCAGATAAACAAGGGCTACCGTATGCCCAAGCCATTGAATCACCCGCTGCCGGACAGCATTTACCGATTGATGCTGCAATGCTGGGACGCCAGCCCCGAGAAGCGACCCACGTTCGAGTTCCTGAATCACTATTTCGAGTCGTTTAATGTCACCAGCGAAATACCGTATCTCGAGCCGCCAACGGACTGA
- the LOC143377510 gene encoding uncharacterized protein LOC143377510 isoform X5 gives MSRSITSIDKAKSPNPFRTTSKSVGSDCSYLFQRRSMPTRPTLTTISPRGIKSTTNFKPSKNERAIDKNKKNTIIKEAVLKLNDTGTNCLSDNLASTLFKETCKFSISGKSSKIFGHGSVAKDFKALNISQDSRQVKDDTSIQDNFQASSFQRARSNTMPSLKRGPGPGGGSSGQSETTASSSGQPSSSNTCSVQARISPPSCDVTIDELASYFEEFVHIPKKMSHMAEMMYI, from the exons ATGTCGCGCAG TATAACGTCTATTGACAAAGCGAAATCACCAAATCCGTTCAGAACGACGAGTAAAAGCGTCGGCTCCGACTGCAGTTACTTGTTTCAAAGGAGATCGATGCCTACCAGGCCGACGTTAACCACAATCAGCCCGAGGGGCATAAAAAGCACAACGAATTTTAAACCATCTAAGAATGAAAGAGCAATCGACAAGAACAAGAAGAACACGATAATCAAAGAGgctgttttaaaattaaatgatacAGGCACTAATTGTCTTAGTGATAATCTAGCGAGTACGTTGTTTAAAGAGACGTGTAAATTTAGTATTTCTGGTAAGAGCTCCAAGATCTTTGGCCACGGTTCGGTAGCGAAGGACTTTAAAGCGCTGAACATTAGTCAGGATTCTAGACAAGTGAAAGACGATACCAGCATCCAAGATAACTTTCAAGCTAGTAGTTTCCAACGGGCGCGCAGCAATACAATGCCAAGCTTGAAAAGGGGGCCTGGCCCGGGCGGAGGCAGCAGCGGTCAGTCAGAGACCACTGCCTCGTCGTCTGGTCAGCCGTCGAGTTCGAACACATGCTCTGTACAGGCACGAATATCGCCACCGTCGTGCGACGTGACGATCGACGAGCTTGCCAGCTACTTCGAGGAGTTTGTCCATATTCCAAAGAAGATGTCCCATATGGCagaaatgatgtatatttaa
- the Src64b gene encoding tyrosine-protein kinase Src64B isoform X1 — MGKCCSKRQEPQPLGYKKADTGLSSKHSNGGSLDRYTADPNQRGVQARADIIRPRPTPCKLQIPHQPRKTSSPVVMPASHSQRSNKIVVALYNYTARESTDVSFVKGDRMEVLDDSEPDWWKVLHLTTLQEGLIPWNFVAVERSVESEDWFFENVSRKEAGKLLLVDENPRGTFLVRPSEHNPRGYSLSVKDWEEGRGHHVKHYKIKPLDNGGFFIATNQTFPTLPALVMAYSKNALGLCHVLSKPCPKPQPDMWDLGPELRDKWEINRTEIQLIRKLGHGNFGEVYYGKWRNKIEVAVKTLRPGTMSTEAFLQEAAIMKQFRHRHLVALYAICSKEEPIYIVQEYMCNGSLLDFLRTGDGKYMQFEDLIYIAAQVASGMEHLERKQLIHRDLAARNVLIGEKNKAKICDFGLARAIEDDEYCPKQGSRFPVRWTAPEAIVYGRFSIKSDVWSYGILLMELFTYGQVPYPGMQGREVIEQINKGYRMPKPLNHPLPDSIYRLMLQCWDASPEKRPTFEFLNHYFESFNVTSEIPYLEPPTD; from the exons GTTACAAGAAAGCGGACACAGGGCTAAGCTCCAAGCACAGCAATGGGGGCTCCTTGGACCGGTACACCGCTGACCCGAATCAAAGGGGAGTACAGGCAAGGGCGGACATCATTCGACCCAGGCCGACACCTTGTAAGCTACAGATTCCGCACCAACCCCGTAAAACAAGCTCGCCTGTCGTTATGCCTGCAT CGCACTCGCAAAGGTCGAACAAGATCGTGGTGGCCCTGTACAATTACACCGCCCGCGAGAGCACCGACGTCAGCTTCGTGAAGGGTGACCGAATGGAAGTATTGGACGACTCCGAGCCGGACTGGTGGAAAGTTTTGCACCTGACAACTTTGCAGGAGGGTCTGATTCCTTGGAACTTCGTCGCCGTGGAGCGCTCGGTCGAGAGCGAAGA CTGGTTCTTCGAGAACGTGTCGCGCAAGGAGGCGGGCAAGCTTCTCCTGGTGGACGAGAACCCCCGCGGGACGTTCCTGGTGAGACCCAGCGAGCACAACCCCAGAGGCTACAGCCTGTCCGTGAAGGACTGGGAGGAAGGAAGGGGCCATCACGTAAAACACTATAAAATCAAGCCGCTCGACAATGGAGGCTTCTTCATCGCCACCAACCAGACATTCCCCACTCTGCCCGCCCTTGTTATGGCGTACAGCA AGAACGCGCTGGGTCTCTGTCACGTGCTGTCGAAACCGTGCCCGAAACCGCAGCCGGACATGTGGGACCTGGGGCCGGAGCTGCGCGACAAGTGGGAGATTAATAGGACCGAGATACAGCTGATACGGAAACTGGGCCACGGGAATTTCGGCGAAGTCTACTACGGCAAGTGGAGGAACAAAATCGAGGTGGCCGTGAAGACGCTCCGGCCGGGCACCATGTCCACCGAGGCGTTCCTCCAGGAGGCCGCGATTATGAAGCAGTTCCGGCACAGGCACCTGGTCGCGCTCTACGCGATCTGCTCCAAGGAGGAGCCGATCTACATCGTGCAGGAGTACATGTGCAACGGCAGCCTGCTGGACTTCCTGAGGACGGGCGACGGCAAGTACATGCAGTTCGAGGATCTGATTTATATCGCGGCGCAGGTAGCCTCCGGCATGGAGCACCTCGAGAGGAAGCAGCTGATACACAGAGACCTGGCGGCGAGGAACGTTCTTATAGGCGAGAAGAACAAGGCGAAGATCTGCGACTTTGGCTTGGCCAGGGCGatcgaggacgacgagtacTGTCCGAAACAGGGGAGCAGATTCCCAGTCAGGTGGACAGCGCCGGAGGCCATCGTCTACGGTAGATTCAGCATCAAGAGCGACGTCTGGTCCTATGGTATATTGCTAATGGAGCTCTTCACTTATGGCCAAGTTCCTTATCCTG GTATGCAGGGTCGCGAAGTTATAGAGCAGATAAACAAGGGCTACCGTATGCCCAAGCCATTGAATCACCCGCTGCCGGACAGCATTTACCGATTGATGCTGCAATGCTGGGACGCCAGCCCCGAGAAGCGACCCACGTTCGAGTTCCTGAATCACTATTTCGAGTCGTTTAATGTCACCAGCGAAATACCGTATCTCGAGCCGCCAACGGACTGA
- the LOC143377510 gene encoding uncharacterized protein LOC143377510 isoform X2, with translation MQALGGTRFDRLSFLILDCVRIDTVHCDLITSIDKAKSPNPFRTTSKSVGSDCSYLFQRRSMPTRPTLTTISPRGIKSTTNFKPSKNERAIDKNKKNTIIKEAVLKLNDTGTNCLSDNLASTLFKETCKFSISGKSSKIFGHGSVAKDFKALNISQDSRQVKDDTSIQDNFQASSFQRARSNTMPSLKRGPGPGGGSSGQSETTASSSGQPSSSNTCSVQARISPPSCDVTIDELASYFEEFVHIPKKMSHMAEMMYI, from the exons ATGCAGGCACTCGGCGGCACGCGTTTCGATCGACTGTCGTTTCTTATTCTCGACTGCGTGCGAATCGACACGGTTCACTGTGACCT TATAACGTCTATTGACAAAGCGAAATCACCAAATCCGTTCAGAACGACGAGTAAAAGCGTCGGCTCCGACTGCAGTTACTTGTTTCAAAGGAGATCGATGCCTACCAGGCCGACGTTAACCACAATCAGCCCGAGGGGCATAAAAAGCACAACGAATTTTAAACCATCTAAGAATGAAAGAGCAATCGACAAGAACAAGAAGAACACGATAATCAAAGAGgctgttttaaaattaaatgatacAGGCACTAATTGTCTTAGTGATAATCTAGCGAGTACGTTGTTTAAAGAGACGTGTAAATTTAGTATTTCTGGTAAGAGCTCCAAGATCTTTGGCCACGGTTCGGTAGCGAAGGACTTTAAAGCGCTGAACATTAGTCAGGATTCTAGACAAGTGAAAGACGATACCAGCATCCAAGATAACTTTCAAGCTAGTAGTTTCCAACGGGCGCGCAGCAATACAATGCCAAGCTTGAAAAGGGGGCCTGGCCCGGGCGGAGGCAGCAGCGGTCAGTCAGAGACCACTGCCTCGTCGTCTGGTCAGCCGTCGAGTTCGAACACATGCTCTGTACAGGCACGAATATCGCCACCGTCGTGCGACGTGACGATCGACGAGCTTGCCAGCTACTTCGAGGAGTTTGTCCATATTCCAAAGAAGATGTCCCATATGGCagaaatgatgtatatttaa